The Ziziphus jujuba cultivar Dongzao chromosome 3, ASM3175591v1 region ATCCTTAGAAAACTAGTAGTTCCTCGGGGGTCATGCATTGCTACTACACATTATTAAAACCTAATGCAGTCTCTTATCCTAAACTTGAAAGGGTTCTAACAGCATGAGAGTAATTTGCATATTTTGGCTCTCGATCTCATAGAATACATGGATTGCCACTAGAGTTGGTACTTTGCACAGTCTACAAATTACCAGCCAACTGAGATTACTCTTTCATTTCCAAATATCCATTCAACATACTAGTCTAATCCCCTTAAACTATACAAAAACCTTTAGAAACTATGGCTGGCATCACACTAACATAGGGATTGAAAAGGAAAGGGCAACCAAAAGGAGGAGGTCATCCTTTGTTAAACAAGGAACTATGCGAGCATCCACTACCACTACACTCTATAATgctcaaagttaaaaaaataaaaataaaaataaaaaaaataaaaaaataaaaaataaaaaataaaaaattagagatAGGGGGAACTTTGACCTCAACCATTAATAGAATACCCCTAACCAACCCAGCCATGTACTTATAAAATCAACAAACAATTTCTGCGACATTCCATTGAGCATCAAAGACACtgtttataaccaaaaaaaaagaactatagATATAATCACATAATTAGCTAAGGATAATTTCCTTTAGAATCCTCATGACCTCAAAAACAAGAACAATACTGCAATCTTCATTCTTCAGCATAATTTCCTTCAGACCTTGCCTATATTTCAAATTATCAGTATCACTACAAACCTCAAATATTGATAGTTACTTTCACTCACAACTTCATATACATGCTTTGCCACCTAAACATAGACTACAACAAATGACAGGACAGCATAACAAATTACAGAACGATGTAAACTTATCATTTATCTCCATCTTCTTGTTTTCCCTGGGACAGAAAGCAACCAATTTTATGAACTctccaaaacaaaaagtgaacTCAAAGACACAAGggcaaaagaacaaaacaaagcaaatcCCTCCCGTattgtattaattaaatgataacAATAACCAAATCCACTAAAAACTACtaaaaaaaatgcatcataAACAATGAAACTTTTCTTATACACAAAAGTACTCTATAAAAAATAGATCAAATTGAATactaacttaaaaataaaaattaaaaaatttaaaattaaaaataaaaataaaataaataaataaaataaaataaaaaaaaaaaaaaaaacaacaacaacaacaacgacaaTAGAAGGCATTGATTTAATGAACTCCCCAACATGTTAAGTGAACTCAAAAACAACacaagcaaaaaaaaacaaaccccCAATTGCATGAATAACTTTATATCACTTTCAACAACCAACTCTACTTAAAAACATATTCATATAACAACCCTGCATTGTGTATTCATTAATGCTAtctatataaaaacaaataaaaattgaatcttgCATATAAACCTGCATTCTGAACCCAACTTGGGGGATCATACTCCGAAAACGAAACAAACCCATCATGATTCTTATCATGGAGCTCCATCTCCCTCTCAGTCCTATGCATAACCTCCTTCTGAGCCTGCTGCAAGGTCCAATCAGTCAACTCGTACTCACTCACAAACCCATCATTGGGGTTCACATCGATCTTGGGGAACAACAACACCAACCTGCTCGTCACATTGAACTTCTCCTCATCATTCAAGTAGTCCTCGGCATCCATGAAGTCCTCCCACTCCGGCTGAGTCTCATGGCCCGGAGCCGGGTCATGGGTCACCAGTTCCGGGTGTGAATGCTCCAAATACTGCTTCTCCCACTCTTTGTCTTCACGCCGCCGCTCGATGTCGGCGACAAGGGGATCAAAGGGTATGTGGTCGTGGTGGACATGGGGGGAAAAGGTGAAGTTAGAGCGGAGCTTCAGGCGGCGATGGCGATGATGGCTGTTGGATTTGTTGGGAGAGTATGAGATGAGCAAAAGGAGAAGCAATGCTAGCGTAATGTATATGATAATGGAGgcttttcccatttttttttttttctttttgtgggcTTTTCTCAAATTTGGAAGATTTGGGGATTGTAGAAGATTTAGAGGTTGGGAGTGAAGAGAGCAAAAACCCACCTCAATAATGGTGTCGAGATGAGAGTGAGAGAGATATTGAGGTGGTGGAAATGGcggttttagagagagagagagagagagacagagtgAGAGTTGACGATTTGGACTAAGAAAGAGAAGAGGGAGGAAGGAAAAATGGAGGCTTTGAAGTTTTTGCAGATCTGTTGGAGATTTTGGGCAGTCCCatgaatctttttcttttagtaGGAAGAAAATGgtttaattaaaatgtttaaagttttgatttttaattttggttaaaATAGATATGAATTTTTCACTaaactttatataaaaaaaaaaatgtataattgaactactttttttttttttttggggtaaaagttATAATTGAAGGTTGTTAAATTATACCAAATTTAGAAAGGTAATTCATTGTTCTAATtcatcttttagtttttttttttttttttttttggctaaaatcgTCTTTTAGCATTTTGTTATGTACTTTGAATTATCAAAGTATTCTCTTTAGTTTTCCCaggaagaagattttttttaattaattgtgtaatatggtttactttttctttttttttttttaagattttgcaaAAGTATaagagtaattttttatttatcaaattttttaattaaatttttaatatatgataagTGGACAACAtgttattgaatttttctttcataattaTAGGACATTAATAATCTATCAATCACTTCTATATcccatatcaaaatttttgctataaatttaatatatgtacCATTGCCCAAAGTATAATACTTGTTCCTCAAATTTTAGGCACATACATAGGTAGCA contains the following coding sequences:
- the LOC107421954 gene encoding uncharacterized protein LOC107421954 isoform X2, whose protein sequence is MGKASIIIYITLALLLLLLISYSPNKSNSHHRHRRLKLRSNFTFSPHVHHDHIPFDPLVADIERRREDKEWEKQYLEHSHPELVTHDPAPGHETQPEWEDFMDAEDYLNDEEKFNVTSRLVLLFPKIDVNPNDGFVSEYELTDWTLQQAQKEVMHRTEREMELHDKNHDGFVSFSEYDPPSWVQNADNNSFGYDMGWWKEEHFNASDANGDGLLNITEFNDFLHPADSKNPKLLHWLCKEEVRERDTDRDGKINFKEFFHGLFDLVRNYDDESHNSAHDSDDSMEIPAKHLFAQLDKDDTCQM